A genomic window from Cytobacillus suaedae includes:
- the moaC gene encoding cyclic pyranopterin monophosphate synthase MoaC, producing MSSFTHFNDQGRAKMVDITDKTSTIRTAIARSSVQVNKEIYQRITQNEIEKGDVLAVAQVAGIMAAKKTSDIIPMCHPLALKGVDISFDWKNEDEEYNLLIRVEVKTKGSTGVEMEALTAASATALTVYDMCKAVDKGMIIGPTFLVEKTGGKNGDFKRDESLR from the coding sequence ATGTCGTCTTTCACTCATTTTAATGATCAAGGTCGTGCCAAAATGGTAGACATTACAGATAAAACGAGTACCATTCGGACTGCAATTGCGAGGTCGAGTGTTCAAGTAAATAAAGAGATTTATCAAAGAATTACCCAAAATGAAATCGAAAAGGGTGATGTGCTAGCCGTTGCCCAAGTGGCGGGAATCATGGCTGCCAAAAAAACATCTGATATTATTCCAATGTGTCATCCACTTGCATTAAAAGGGGTAGATATTTCATTTGATTGGAAGAATGAAGATGAAGAGTATAATCTACTTATACGTGTTGAAGTTAAGACAAAGGGAAGTACCGGAGTTGAGATGGAGGCTCTAACTGCTGCATCTGCAACAGCCTTAACTGTATATGACATGTGTAAAGCAGTCGATAAAGGGATGATCATCGGCCCGACTTTTTTAGTTGAAAAAACAGGTGGTAAAAACGGAGACTTTAAAAGAGATGAAAGCCTTCGTTAG
- a CDS encoding ABC-F family ATP-binding cassette domain-containing protein: MILLQVNQLKKYFGADLILSNIKLEVQSRDRIALVGRNGAGKSTLLKIISGQMSHDGGEIIKPKNLSINYLAQDTGLESSLSIWNEMLTVFAPLKKLEADLRELEQKMGDPNIIQNEASYQRLLAEYDQLQINFKEQGGYQYESDIRSILHGFNFSDFDYNTSISSLSGGQKTRLALCKLLLTKPDLLILDEPTNHLDIATLTWLEQYLQGYSGAILIVSHDRYFLDKVVNQVYEISRTTSSKFTGNYSHYLKLKAENYELELKRYEKQQDEVAKLKDFIQKNLARASTTKRAQSRRKQLERMDMMSSPLGDEKSASFQFDIERQSGNDVLKGSGLSIAYPGSEPTIRNISFSISRTDSIALVGPNGIGKSTLLKAIIKRLTPVDGHFLFGSNVSIGYYDQEQANLTSNKRVLNELWDEYPLKNEKDIRTVLGNFLFSGDDVLKTVSTLSGGEKARLALAKLMMQKANFLILDEPTNHLDLDSKEVLENALVDYPGTILFVSHDRYFINRIATKIFELSTSSLTEYLGDYDYYVEKKAEMIELEALEKKHVPQKKVEDKTEKLSYEQEKEAKKLERQRKRRIEEIEVEISELESKIEENDQLLCHPEVYQDHERVQALNEETAKANSKLELLMAEWETLHEISG; this comes from the coding sequence ATGATTTTATTACAAGTAAATCAGCTAAAAAAATACTTTGGTGCTGATCTTATTTTATCGAATATAAAACTAGAAGTACAATCGAGAGATAGAATTGCCCTAGTAGGGAGAAATGGTGCGGGTAAATCTACACTATTAAAAATTATTTCCGGGCAAATGTCCCATGATGGTGGAGAAATAATTAAGCCCAAAAATCTTTCAATCAACTACCTAGCGCAGGATACAGGCCTTGAATCAAGTCTGTCAATCTGGAATGAGATGTTGACTGTCTTTGCACCATTAAAAAAACTAGAAGCTGACTTAAGAGAACTAGAACAGAAAATGGGTGATCCCAATATCATCCAAAATGAAGCTAGCTATCAAAGATTATTGGCTGAATATGACCAATTGCAAATTAACTTTAAAGAGCAGGGTGGCTACCAATACGAATCAGATATTAGATCTATTTTACATGGATTTAACTTCTCGGATTTTGATTACAATACATCGATCTCATCCTTAAGTGGTGGCCAAAAGACTCGCTTAGCATTATGTAAACTATTATTAACGAAACCTGATTTATTAATATTGGATGAGCCTACGAACCATTTAGATATTGCTACGTTAACATGGCTTGAGCAATACTTGCAAGGTTATTCAGGTGCCATTCTCATTGTATCCCATGACCGCTATTTCCTAGATAAGGTTGTAAATCAGGTCTATGAAATCTCAAGAACAACTTCAAGTAAGTTTACTGGTAATTATAGCCATTATTTAAAGCTAAAAGCTGAGAACTACGAGCTTGAGCTTAAACGATATGAAAAGCAGCAAGATGAAGTTGCTAAACTAAAAGACTTTATTCAAAAAAACCTAGCTCGTGCATCCACAACCAAAAGAGCACAGAGCCGCAGAAAACAACTTGAAAGAATGGATATGATGTCTTCCCCTCTTGGAGATGAAAAATCAGCTTCCTTTCAATTTGACATTGAAAGACAAAGTGGAAATGATGTTTTAAAAGGATCAGGTCTATCCATTGCATACCCAGGTTCGGAACCTACGATTAGGAATATATCATTTTCAATTAGTCGCACTGATAGTATAGCGTTAGTTGGACCCAACGGGATTGGGAAATCAACATTATTAAAAGCTATAATAAAAAGACTCACACCTGTTGACGGACATTTTCTATTTGGCTCAAATGTCTCCATTGGGTATTATGATCAAGAACAGGCGAACCTAACTTCAAATAAACGAGTACTCAATGAACTATGGGATGAGTACCCTTTAAAAAATGAAAAAGATATTCGAACGGTGCTAGGGAACTTCCTATTTTCAGGGGACGATGTGTTAAAAACTGTTTCCACACTAAGTGGTGGTGAAAAAGCACGTCTGGCATTAGCTAAGCTAATGATGCAAAAAGCTAATTTCTTAATACTCGATGAGCCTACTAACCATTTAGATTTAGATAGCAAAGAAGTACTAGAAAACGCGTTAGTAGATTATCCCGGTACAATTCTTTTTGTTTCACATGACCGTTATTTCATCAATCGAATTGCAACAAAAATATTTGAATTATCCACATCTTCTCTTACAGAATACCTTGGTGATTATGACTATTATGTTGAAAAGAAAGCAGAGATGATTGAACTAGAGGCTCTTGAGAAAAAGCATGTTCCACAGAAAAAAGTAGAAGATAAGACAGAAAAGCTCTCTTATGAACAAGAAAAAGAAGCCAAAAAACTAGAGCGTCAACGAAAAAGAAGAATTGAAGAAATAGAAGTTGAAATATCTGAACTAGAAAGTAAAATCGAAGAAAATGACCAATTACTATGTCATCCTGAAGTTTACCAAGACCATGAAAGAGTACAAGCATTAAATGAAGAAACAGCGAAGGCAAACTCTAAACTAGAGTTATTAATGGCTGAATGGGAAACTTTACATGAAATCAGTGGATAA
- a CDS encoding twin-arginine translocase TatA/TatE family subunit: MPNIGIGSLLLIVFVALLIFGPRKLPELGKAAGNTLREFKNATKGLADDEDEDKKKNEELK; this comes from the coding sequence ATGCCGAATATTGGAATTGGAAGCCTTCTACTGATCGTGTTTGTAGCACTATTAATTTTTGGACCTAGAAAATTGCCTGAGCTTGGAAAAGCAGCGGGTAATACACTTCGTGAATTTAAAAACGCAACAAAAGGTTTAGCTGATGATGAAGACGAGGACAAAAAGAAAAACGAAGAACTAAAATAA
- the rimI gene encoding ribosomal protein S18-alanine N-acetyltransferase, with protein METTINFRPMTIYDIDQILVIEHLAFATPWSREAFYNELMNNQFAKYIVMLDKGRVIGYCGMWIVVDEAHITNVAVLPQYRGKKLGEALMQKAIELSKQYGALTMTLEVRVSNVVAQSLYKKLGFQPGGIRKNYYTDNNEDAIVMWVNL; from the coding sequence ATGGAAACAACTATTAACTTTCGTCCAATGACGATTTACGATATAGATCAAATTCTCGTAATTGAGCATCTAGCCTTTGCAACTCCTTGGAGTCGAGAAGCCTTTTATAATGAATTAATGAACAATCAATTTGCAAAGTATATTGTCATGCTAGATAAAGGAAGAGTCATTGGGTATTGTGGAATGTGGATTGTAGTCGATGAAGCCCATATAACCAATGTGGCTGTTCTTCCACAATATAGAGGTAAAAAGCTTGGGGAGGCCTTAATGCAAAAAGCGATAGAGCTTTCAAAGCAATATGGTGCACTTACAATGACGCTAGAGGTTCGTGTATCAAATGTTGTTGCACAGTCCTTATATAAAAAGTTAGGGTTTCAACCAGGTGGTATTAGAAAGAATTATTATACTGATAATAATGAAGATGCAATAGTTATGTGGGTGAATTTATGA
- a CDS encoding redox-sensing transcriptional repressor Rex yields the protein MNIDQSKIPQATAKRLPLYYRFLKNLHASGKLRVSSAELSEAVKVDSATIRRDFSYFGALGKKGYGYNVNYLLSFFRKTLDQDELTAVTLIGVGNLGTAFLHYNFSKNNNTKIELAFDIDQSKIGTEVGGVSVYHLDELEERLPENVTVAILTVPVGAAQPITDRLIEKGIKGILNFTPARINVPEHIRVHHIDLAVELQSLVYFLKHYPSE from the coding sequence TTGAATATAGATCAATCAAAAATACCACAAGCAACTGCTAAAAGATTACCGTTATATTATAGATTCTTAAAGAACCTGCATGCCTCAGGAAAGTTAAGAGTTTCCTCTGCAGAATTGAGTGAGGCAGTAAAAGTGGATTCAGCAACAATTCGCCGAGACTTTTCCTATTTTGGAGCGTTGGGAAAAAAAGGATATGGATACAATGTTAATTATCTGTTATCCTTTTTCAGAAAAACGTTAGATCAAGATGAATTAACTGCAGTAACGTTAATTGGAGTAGGTAACTTAGGAACTGCATTTTTACACTATAACTTCTCTAAAAACAATAACACTAAAATTGAATTAGCTTTTGATATAGATCAATCAAAAATCGGAACAGAGGTCGGTGGCGTTTCAGTCTATCATTTAGATGAACTAGAAGAACGTTTACCTGAAAATGTAACGGTTGCTATATTAACGGTACCTGTAGGGGCAGCACAACCGATTACAGACCGTTTAATAGAAAAAGGGATAAAGGGAATATTGAACTTTACTCCTGCTCGAATCAATGTTCCTGAGCACATAAGGGTACATCATATTGACTTAGCAGTAGAATTACAATCACTCGTATACTTTTTAAAACATTATCCAAGTGAATAA
- the tatC gene encoding twin-arginine translocase subunit TatC, protein MTEKEMSVYDHIGELRKRLIYIVVFFFLAMVGGFFLAEPIIVYLQQADEAKELTMNSFRPTDPIKIYMQFAFIIAFVITSPIILYQLWAFISPGLYEKERKVTLSYIPISVFLFLVGVSFSYFILFPFVFDFMGRLADRLDINQVIGINEYFQFLFQLTLPFGILFQMPVVIMFLTRLGIVTPMFLVKVRKYAYFVLLVIGAFITPPELLSHMMVTVPLFGLYEISILVSKGAYRKAKKAEMLLQNEQK, encoded by the coding sequence ATGACAGAAAAAGAAATGTCCGTATATGACCATATAGGTGAGCTTCGAAAACGACTGATTTATATAGTCGTTTTCTTTTTCCTGGCTATGGTTGGTGGCTTTTTCCTAGCAGAACCGATTATTGTATATTTACAACAAGCGGATGAAGCGAAGGAATTGACGATGAACTCGTTTCGCCCTACGGACCCGATTAAAATATATATGCAATTTGCTTTTATAATCGCATTTGTAATTACTTCACCTATTATCTTATATCAACTATGGGCTTTCATTAGTCCTGGACTTTACGAAAAAGAAAGAAAAGTAACGTTGAGTTATATTCCCATTTCAGTTTTCCTATTTCTAGTTGGTGTATCTTTCTCTTACTTTATTCTTTTTCCGTTTGTTTTCGACTTTATGGGAAGACTTGCAGATCGGTTAGACATTAATCAAGTAATTGGAATTAATGAATACTTTCAATTCCTTTTCCAATTAACTCTTCCATTTGGAATTCTTTTTCAAATGCCGGTTGTTATCATGTTTTTAACTAGGTTGGGAATTGTAACTCCAATGTTTTTGGTGAAAGTACGTAAGTATGCGTATTTTGTCCTTCTCGTTATTGGTGCATTTATAACCCCACCTGAATTGCTGTCACATATGATGGTAACTGTTCCGCTGTTTGGACTTTATGAAATCAGTATTCTTGTATCTAAAGGTGCATACCGGAAAGCGAAAAAAGCAGAGATGCTCCTGCAAAATGAACAAAAATAA
- the tsaD gene encoding tRNA (adenosine(37)-N6)-threonylcarbamoyltransferase complex transferase subunit TsaD, translating to MKTENQIILGIETSCDETAVAVIKNGKEIIANVVASQIESHKRFGGVVPEIASRHHVEQMTIVLEEAMNQANIDFSDIDAIAVTEGPGLVGALLVGVNAAKAIAFAHNIPLVGVHHIAGHIYANRLIQELQFPLLSLVVSGGHTELVYMKEHGSFKVIGETRDDAAGEAYDKVARTLNLPYPGGPHIDRLAQEGNPTIDLPRAWLEEGSYDFSFSGLKSSVINTLHNAEQRGETIDPKDLAASFQASVIDVLVKKTVKAAKEYDVKQVLLAGGVAANKGLRQTLEKAFVDLDGIELVIPPLSLCTDNAAMIAAAGSILYDKGIRSDYALNANPGLDLELHG from the coding sequence ATGAAAACTGAAAACCAAATCATATTAGGTATAGAGACAAGCTGTGATGAAACAGCTGTTGCAGTAATAAAGAATGGAAAAGAGATCATAGCGAATGTCGTTGCATCCCAGATTGAAAGTCATAAGAGGTTTGGTGGGGTTGTTCCTGAGATTGCTTCTAGACATCATGTGGAACAAATGACTATCGTACTTGAAGAAGCTATGAATCAGGCGAACATAGATTTCTCAGATATTGATGCGATTGCTGTAACAGAAGGGCCTGGACTAGTTGGAGCATTGCTGGTTGGGGTAAATGCAGCTAAGGCAATTGCATTTGCACACAATATACCATTAGTAGGAGTGCACCATATCGCAGGTCATATTTATGCAAATCGATTGATTCAAGAGCTTCAATTTCCTTTACTATCATTAGTGGTGTCTGGAGGACATACAGAGCTCGTCTATATGAAGGAGCATGGATCGTTCAAAGTCATCGGTGAAACACGAGACGATGCAGCAGGAGAAGCTTACGATAAGGTGGCTCGAACTCTAAATCTACCTTATCCAGGTGGACCACATATCGACCGACTTGCTCAAGAAGGGAATCCTACTATTGATCTTCCGCGTGCTTGGCTAGAAGAGGGATCCTATGATTTTAGCTTTAGTGGATTAAAATCAAGTGTAATTAATACTCTACATAACGCAGAACAACGTGGAGAGACTATTGATCCAAAGGACTTAGCTGCGAGTTTTCAGGCAAGTGTAATTGACGTGTTAGTTAAGAAAACAGTCAAGGCAGCAAAGGAGTACGATGTTAAACAAGTTTTGCTTGCTGGTGGAGTTGCTGCTAATAAAGGGTTACGTCAGACTTTAGAAAAAGCATTTGTAGATTTAGACGGCATTGAGCTTGTTATACCACCACTTTCACTTTGTACTGATAATGCTGCCATGATAGCAGCAGCAGGAAGTATCCTCTATGATAAAGGAATACGTTCAGATTATGCTTTAAACGCTAATCCTGGACTAGATTTAGAGTTACATGGATAA
- a CDS encoding YdiK family protein, translating to MRRTSPFFMGIMYTLMGVLFTYLAVESVEDTIWNFGTILLIAVATFDFGVAIRMFSLNNKIKKLKNK from the coding sequence ATGCGTCGAACATCACCCTTTTTCATGGGCATTATGTATACACTTATGGGAGTACTATTCACGTACTTAGCCGTTGAAAGTGTTGAAGATACAATCTGGAATTTTGGAACCATTCTTTTAATCGCTGTAGCAACTTTTGACTTTGGTGTAGCTATTCGAATGTTTTCCTTAAATAATAAAATCAAAAAGCTTAAAAACAAATAA